One genomic window of Azospirillum sp. TSH58 includes the following:
- the ftsY gene encoding signal recognition particle-docking protein FtsY has translation MILRWFGRKKPEEQARKDETAAPLPEPVPAEPAPAEPVAAEPVAEEPPAPEPEPAPPEPLPEPELPPPPAVETPPPPPIAPPSEPEEREDAPEIVRDDLPAALTAEEEKPKKGWFARLKDGLSKSSSKLTEGISGIFTKRKLDDEALEELEELLITADLGPTTAAKVTAELARTRFGKEVSPEEVKATLAAEVAKIVGPVAKPLVIDAALKPHVILVVGVNGTGKTTTIGKLARQFRAEGKTVMLAAGDTFRAAAVSQLKIWGERTGCPVIARDTGADAAGLAFDALEEARRQGVDILLIDTAGRLQNKAGLMEELRKIVRVIKKVDESAPHTTLLTLDATTGQNAHNQVEVFRDMVNVSGLILTKLDGSARGGVLVSLAERFKLPVHAIGIGEGVYDLRPFDADQFAKSLMGLPSQ, from the coding sequence ATGATCCTGCGTTGGTTCGGCCGCAAGAAGCCCGAAGAGCAAGCCCGCAAGGACGAGACGGCCGCCCCGCTCCCGGAGCCGGTCCCCGCCGAGCCTGCGCCCGCGGAACCGGTGGCCGCAGAGCCGGTGGCCGAGGAGCCGCCGGCCCCCGAGCCGGAGCCCGCGCCGCCGGAGCCGCTTCCCGAACCCGAGCTGCCGCCCCCGCCCGCGGTCGAGACGCCGCCCCCGCCGCCCATCGCCCCGCCGTCCGAACCGGAGGAGCGCGAGGACGCGCCGGAGATCGTCCGCGACGACCTCCCCGCGGCCCTGACCGCCGAGGAGGAGAAGCCCAAGAAGGGCTGGTTCGCCCGGCTGAAGGACGGGCTGTCCAAGTCCTCGTCCAAGCTGACCGAGGGCATCTCCGGCATCTTCACCAAGCGCAAGCTCGACGACGAGGCGCTGGAGGAGCTGGAGGAGCTGCTCATCACCGCCGACCTCGGCCCGACCACGGCGGCCAAGGTGACGGCGGAGCTGGCGCGCACCCGCTTCGGCAAGGAGGTCAGCCCCGAGGAGGTCAAGGCCACGCTGGCCGCCGAGGTGGCGAAGATCGTCGGCCCGGTGGCCAAGCCGCTGGTCATCGACGCCGCGCTGAAGCCCCACGTCATCCTGGTGGTCGGCGTCAACGGCACCGGCAAGACGACGACCATCGGCAAGCTGGCCCGCCAGTTCCGCGCCGAGGGCAAGACGGTCATGCTGGCCGCCGGCGACACCTTCCGCGCCGCCGCGGTCAGCCAGCTGAAGATCTGGGGCGAGCGCACCGGCTGCCCGGTGATCGCCCGCGACACCGGGGCCGACGCCGCCGGCCTCGCCTTCGACGCGCTGGAGGAGGCGCGGCGCCAGGGCGTGGACATCCTGCTGATCGACACCGCGGGCCGCCTGCAGAACAAGGCCGGCCTGATGGAGGAGCTGCGCAAGATCGTCCGCGTCATCAAGAAGGTGGACGAGAGCGCCCCGCACACCACCTTGCTGACGCTGGACGCCACCACCGGCCAGAACGCGCACAACCAGGTGGAGGTGTTCCGCGACATGGTGAACGTCTCCGGCCTGATCCTGACCAAGCTGGACGGCTCGGCGCGCGGCGGCGTGCTGGTCTCGCTGGCCGAGCGCTTCAAGCTGCCGGTGCACGCCATCGGCATCGGCGAGGGCGTCTACGACCTGCGCCCCTTCGACGCCGACCAGTTCGCCAAGTCGCTGATGGGGCTGCCGTCCCAGTAA
- the puuE gene encoding allantoinase PuuE: protein MSQDYPRDLIGYGSRPPHPYWPGGARVAVQFVINYEEGGENCVLHGDAASEAFLSEIVGAQPIVGMRHMNMESIYEYGSRAGFWRLHRMFTQRGLPVTVYGVAMALERNPDAVRAMQDAGWEIATHGYRWIDYQHLPEEVEREHMLRAIEVHTRVTGSRPLGWYLGRCSPNTWKLVSEEGGFLYNADSYADDLPYWDDRFGRPQLIVPYTLDANDMRFATNQGFNTGEQFFTYLKDSFDVLYAEGEDQPKMMSVGLHCRLVGRPGRAAALARFLDYVGSHDKAWVATRLDIARHWMAEHPYRPAA from the coding sequence ATGTCCCAGGATTACCCGCGCGACCTGATCGGCTACGGGTCCCGTCCGCCGCACCCCTACTGGCCGGGCGGGGCGCGGGTGGCGGTGCAGTTCGTCATCAACTACGAGGAGGGCGGGGAGAACTGCGTCCTGCACGGCGACGCCGCGTCGGAGGCCTTCCTGTCCGAGATCGTCGGCGCCCAACCCATCGTCGGCATGCGCCACATGAACATGGAGTCGATCTACGAGTACGGCTCCCGCGCCGGCTTCTGGCGGCTGCACCGCATGTTCACCCAGCGCGGCCTGCCGGTGACCGTCTACGGCGTCGCCATGGCTCTGGAGCGCAACCCGGACGCCGTCCGCGCCATGCAGGACGCCGGGTGGGAGATCGCCACCCACGGCTACCGCTGGATCGACTACCAGCATCTGCCGGAGGAGGTGGAGCGCGAGCACATGCTGCGGGCCATCGAGGTGCACACCCGCGTCACCGGCTCGCGCCCGCTCGGCTGGTATCTCGGGCGGTGCAGCCCCAACACCTGGAAGCTGGTCTCGGAGGAGGGCGGCTTCCTCTACAACGCCGACAGCTACGCCGACGACCTGCCCTATTGGGACGACCGCTTCGGCCGGCCGCAGCTGATCGTGCCCTACACGCTCGACGCCAACGACATGCGCTTCGCCACCAACCAGGGCTTCAACACCGGAGAGCAGTTCTTCACCTACCTGAAGGACAGCTTCGACGTGCTCTACGCCGAAGGGGAAGACCAGCCGAAGATGATGTCGGTCGGGCTGCATTGCCGTCTGGTCGGGCGTCCGGGGCGCGCCGCGGCGCTGGCCCGCTTCCTCGACTATGTGGGGAGCCACGACAAGGCGTGGGTCGCCACCCGGCTGGACATCGCCCGCCATTGGATGGCCGAACACCCCTACCGGCCGGCGGCCTGA
- a CDS encoding GtrA family protein, translating to MGNLIGALSDSRLGRLAVQFGKFGLVGVVGLVVDTAVVYALVFGAGLEFFAARIPAYLAAATTTFALNRAFTFRGAADAPLYRQWAAFLAANAFGGVVNYGVSIGLEATLPLAEAHPVLAVAAGSLSGMVLNFAASKHLVFKDA from the coding sequence ATGGGCAACCTCATCGGCGCCCTGTCCGACAGCCGGCTCGGCCGGCTGGCCGTGCAGTTCGGCAAGTTCGGCCTCGTCGGCGTGGTCGGTCTGGTGGTGGACACGGCGGTGGTCTACGCGCTGGTGTTCGGCGCCGGGCTGGAGTTCTTCGCCGCCCGCATCCCGGCCTATCTGGCCGCCGCCACCACGACCTTCGCGCTGAACCGCGCCTTCACCTTCCGCGGGGCCGCCGACGCGCCGCTCTACCGGCAATGGGCGGCCTTCCTGGCCGCCAACGCCTTCGGCGGGGTGGTGAATTACGGCGTCTCGATCGGGCTGGAAGCCACCCTGCCGCTGGCCGAGGCCCATCCGGTGCTGGCCGTCGCCGCCGGTTCGCTGTCCGGCATGGTCCTGAACTTCGCCGCCTCCAAGCATCTGGTCTTCAAGGACGCCTGA
- the dapF gene encoding diaminopimelate epimerase, with product MTREFLKMHGLGNDFVVIDARNTPYTPAEAEVRAIADRKTGVGCDQFIVIEPAKTDGTAGFMRIRNADGGEVSACGNASRCVGWLLMEEAGAERVAFETNAGILQASRADNGRITVDMGPARLDWAQIPLAGPADTLRVDAVSHGGFAGPVAVNMGNPHAVFFVDDVEAVPLAEVGPVFENHPVFPERSNVEFVQVLSPGRVRMRVWERGAGITQACGTGACATAVAAIRRGLTDRKVDVILDGGTLTIEWLEDGRVLMTGPVALSYSGRLSAELAAA from the coding sequence ATGACGCGCGAATTCCTGAAGATGCACGGGCTCGGCAACGACTTTGTCGTGATCGACGCCCGCAACACGCCGTACACGCCGGCCGAGGCCGAGGTGCGTGCCATCGCCGACCGCAAGACCGGGGTGGGCTGCGACCAGTTCATCGTGATCGAACCGGCGAAAACGGACGGCACGGCGGGCTTCATGCGCATCCGCAACGCCGACGGCGGCGAGGTGTCGGCCTGCGGCAACGCCTCGCGCTGCGTCGGCTGGCTGCTGATGGAGGAGGCGGGGGCGGAGCGCGTCGCCTTCGAGACCAACGCCGGCATCCTTCAGGCCAGCCGCGCCGACAACGGGCGCATCACCGTGGACATGGGGCCGGCCCGCCTGGACTGGGCGCAGATCCCGCTGGCCGGCCCGGCGGACACGCTGCGCGTCGACGCGGTGTCGCACGGTGGCTTCGCCGGTCCGGTCGCCGTCAACATGGGCAACCCGCACGCCGTCTTCTTCGTGGACGACGTCGAGGCGGTGCCGCTGGCCGAGGTCGGCCCGGTGTTCGAGAATCACCCGGTCTTCCCCGAACGCAGCAACGTCGAGTTCGTCCAGGTGCTGTCCCCCGGCCGCGTCCGCATGCGCGTGTGGGAGCGCGGGGCCGGCATCACCCAGGCCTGCGGAACCGGCGCCTGCGCCACCGCGGTCGCCGCGATCCGCCGCGGGCTGACCGACCGCAAGGTCGACGTCATCCTGGACGGCGGCACCCTGACCATCGAATGGCTGGAGGACGGCCGCGTCCTGATGACCGGCCCGGTCGCCCTCAGCTACAGCGGGCGGCTGTCTGCGGAGTTGGCGGCCGCCTGA
- a CDS encoding AMP nucleosidase has product MTAAQTSPSPVPPGPVERFTDADAALALVKDLYDRNTAYLRNRFAAFTRGEDGGRREQAHYPYVRLSTASAATVDTRLAYGFVEGPGTYSTTLTRPDLFDRYYREQLSLLLRNHHVPLEVGVSDEAIPIHFAFPQGMHVEGDLTPERLAGLPDLFDLPDLARMDDTIVNGTYEEALNTVKPLALFTAPRVDFSLHRLRHYTATAPEDFQNFVLFTNYQFYVDEFIRMAREIMEPASDPELADYRSQYDRFVEPGGVIAHNANLGGDPGEAPTNGARLLRLPQMPAYHLTRPDGNGITLVNIGVGPSNAKTITDHIAVLRPHAWIMLGHCAGLRSTQRLGDYVLAHGYVRDDHVLDADLPTWVPVPALAEVQRALETAVERVTGLSGYALKSIMRTGTVATIDNRNWELRDHREPLMRFSQSRAVALDMESATIAANGFRFRVPYGTLLCVSDKPMHGQLKLPGMADRFYRERVDQHLKIGVLAMELLREHGMETLHSRKLRSFAEAAFQ; this is encoded by the coding sequence ATGACGGCTGCCCAGACCTCCCCCTCCCCCGTTCCTCCCGGTCCTGTCGAGCGCTTCACCGACGCGGACGCCGCCCTGGCCCTCGTCAAGGACCTCTACGACCGCAACACCGCCTATCTGCGCAATCGCTTCGCCGCCTTCACCCGCGGCGAGGACGGCGGACGGCGGGAGCAGGCCCATTACCCCTATGTCCGCCTCTCCACCGCCTCGGCGGCCACGGTGGACACGCGGCTGGCCTACGGCTTCGTCGAGGGGCCGGGCACCTACTCCACGACGCTGACCCGCCCCGACCTGTTCGACCGCTATTACCGCGAACAGCTCTCGCTCCTGCTGCGCAACCACCATGTTCCGCTGGAGGTCGGGGTCAGCGACGAGGCCATCCCCATCCACTTCGCCTTCCCCCAGGGCATGCATGTCGAGGGCGACCTGACGCCGGAGCGGCTGGCCGGCCTTCCCGACCTGTTCGACCTGCCCGACCTCGCCCGCATGGACGACACCATCGTCAACGGCACCTACGAGGAGGCGCTGAACACGGTGAAGCCGCTGGCGCTGTTCACCGCGCCGCGGGTGGATTTCTCGCTGCACCGGCTGCGCCACTACACGGCGACGGCGCCGGAGGATTTCCAGAACTTCGTCCTGTTCACCAACTACCAGTTCTATGTGGACGAGTTCATCCGCATGGCTCGCGAGATCATGGAGCCGGCCTCCGATCCCGAGCTGGCCGACTACCGCAGCCAGTACGACCGCTTCGTCGAACCGGGCGGCGTCATCGCCCACAACGCGAATCTGGGGGGCGATCCCGGCGAGGCGCCCACCAACGGCGCGCGGCTGCTCCGCCTGCCGCAGATGCCCGCCTACCACCTGACCCGCCCGGACGGCAACGGCATCACGCTGGTCAACATCGGCGTCGGCCCGTCCAACGCCAAGACGATCACCGACCACATCGCCGTGCTGCGCCCGCACGCCTGGATCATGCTGGGCCACTGCGCCGGCCTGCGCAGCACGCAGCGGCTGGGCGACTATGTGCTGGCCCATGGCTATGTCCGCGACGACCATGTGCTGGACGCCGACCTGCCGACCTGGGTGCCCGTCCCGGCCCTGGCCGAGGTGCAGCGCGCCCTGGAGACGGCGGTGGAGCGGGTGACCGGCCTGTCCGGCTACGCGCTGAAGAGCATCATGCGCACCGGCACCGTGGCGACCATCGACAACCGCAACTGGGAGCTGCGCGACCACCGCGAGCCGCTGATGCGCTTCAGCCAGAGCCGCGCCGTCGCGCTGGACATGGAAAGCGCCACCATCGCCGCCAACGGCTTCCGCTTCCGCGTTCCCTACGGCACGCTGCTCTGCGTCTCCGACAAGCCAATGCACGGGCAGCTGAAGCTGCCGGGCATGGCCGACCGCTTCTACCGCGAGCGGGTGGACCAGCATCTGAAGATCGGCGTGCTGGCCATGGAGCTTCTGCGCGAGCACGGCATGGAAACCCTGCATTCCCGCAAGCTGCGCAGCTTCGCCGAGGCGGCCTTCCAGTAA
- a CDS encoding septation protein A has product MNQYARLLIEAGPLAAFFIANSQAGIMIGTAVFMVAISISVLVSWRFERKVPVMPVVGAGFVLLFGGLTLWLQDDLFIKIKPTLVNLLFAAVLFAAHLTRRNVLKHVLGSVLNLTDAGWRTLAIRWAWFFLLLAALNEVVWRTMTTDAWVNFKVFGIMPLTLLFSALQAPLILRHQVPEEPPAEKSSSAS; this is encoded by the coding sequence ATGAACCAATACGCCCGACTGCTGATCGAAGCCGGCCCGCTGGCGGCCTTCTTCATCGCCAATTCCCAGGCCGGCATCATGATCGGCACCGCCGTCTTCATGGTGGCGATCAGCATCTCCGTGCTGGTCTCCTGGCGGTTCGAACGCAAGGTGCCGGTGATGCCGGTGGTCGGGGCGGGTTTCGTCCTGCTGTTCGGCGGACTGACCCTGTGGCTTCAGGACGACCTGTTCATCAAGATCAAGCCGACGCTGGTCAACCTGTTGTTCGCCGCGGTTCTGTTCGCGGCGCATCTGACGCGGCGCAACGTGCTGAAGCATGTCCTGGGGTCGGTGCTGAACCTGACCGACGCGGGGTGGCGCACGCTGGCGATCCGCTGGGCGTGGTTCTTCCTGCTGCTGGCCGCGCTGAACGAGGTGGTGTGGCGCACCATGACCACCGACGCCTGGGTGAACTTCAAGGTGTTCGGCATCATGCCGCTGACCCTGCTGTTCAGCGCCCTCCAGGCCCCGCTGATCCTGCGCCATCAGGTGCCGGAGGAGCCGCCGGCCGAGAAGTCCTCCTCCGCCTCCTGA
- the mtaB gene encoding tRNA (N(6)-L-threonylcarbamoyladenosine(37)-C(2))-methylthiotransferase MtaB has protein sequence MSDTVTNEPEIVTFGCRLNTYESEVMRTHARNAGLEDVVIVNTCAVTSEAERQARQTIRKLRRERPNARIVVTGCAAQIDPQRYGAMPEVDQVLGNQEKLQPESWGLAPAEKVLVNDIMSVKETAGHLIGGFEDRARAFVQVQQGCDHRCTFCIIPYGRGPSRSVPIGAVVEQVQALVKAGYNEVVLSGVDITSFGPDLPGTPTLGQMVRRLLALVPELPRLRLSSLDCIEIDDDLWRLIETEPRLMPHLHLSLQAGDDMILKRMKRRHSRADAIAFCERVRALRPDMVFGADFIAGFPTETDEMFENTLRLVGECGLTWLHVFPYSPRPGTPAARMPQVDGGLRKERAARLRARGAEAEARTLASLVGREVSVLVEKDDLGRTQHFAEIRLGTPRPPGSVLRATVTGVAGGALTGTPL, from the coding sequence ATGAGCGACACTGTGACCAACGAGCCGGAGATCGTCACCTTCGGCTGCCGCCTCAACACCTACGAATCCGAGGTGATGCGCACCCATGCCCGCAACGCGGGTCTGGAGGACGTCGTCATCGTCAACACCTGCGCGGTGACCTCGGAGGCGGAACGGCAGGCGCGCCAGACCATCCGCAAGCTGCGCCGCGAGCGCCCCAACGCCCGCATCGTGGTGACCGGCTGCGCCGCCCAGATCGACCCCCAGCGCTACGGCGCCATGCCGGAGGTCGATCAGGTGCTGGGCAACCAGGAGAAGCTGCAGCCCGAGAGCTGGGGCCTGGCCCCGGCGGAGAAGGTGCTGGTCAACGACATCATGTCGGTCAAGGAGACCGCCGGCCACCTGATCGGCGGGTTCGAGGACCGGGCGCGCGCCTTCGTCCAGGTCCAGCAGGGCTGCGACCACCGCTGCACCTTCTGCATCATCCCCTACGGCCGCGGCCCGTCGCGCTCCGTCCCGATCGGGGCGGTGGTGGAGCAGGTGCAGGCGCTGGTGAAGGCCGGCTACAACGAGGTCGTGCTGTCCGGCGTGGACATCACCAGCTTCGGCCCCGACCTGCCGGGCACCCCGACGCTGGGGCAGATGGTGCGCCGCCTGCTCGCCCTGGTGCCGGAGCTGCCGCGGCTGCGCCTGTCCTCGCTCGACTGCATCGAGATCGACGACGACCTGTGGCGGCTGATCGAGACGGAGCCGCGGCTGATGCCGCACCTCCACCTGTCGCTCCAGGCCGGCGACGACATGATCCTGAAGCGCATGAAGCGCCGGCACAGCCGCGCCGACGCCATCGCCTTCTGCGAGCGCGTGCGCGCCCTGCGCCCCGACATGGTCTTCGGCGCCGACTTCATCGCCGGCTTCCCGACCGAGACCGACGAGATGTTCGAGAACACGCTGCGGCTGGTCGGGGAGTGCGGCCTGACCTGGCTGCACGTCTTCCCCTACAGCCCGCGCCCCGGCACCCCGGCCGCCCGCATGCCGCAGGTGGACGGCGGCCTCCGCAAGGAACGCGCGGCCCGTCTGCGCGCGCGCGGCGCCGAGGCGGAGGCCCGTACGCTGGCCTCCCTGGTCGGGCGCGAGGTGTCGGTGCTGGTCGAGAAGGACGACCTCGGCCGCACCCAGCATTTCGCCGAAATCCGCCTGGGCACGCCCCGGCCCCCCGGCTCCGTCCTGCGCGCCACGGTCACCGGCGTGGCCGGCGGCGCGCTGACCGGCACCCCCCTTTGA
- a CDS encoding glycosyltransferase family 2 protein — translation MTVSTIDRPADRPSDRPAASAIPAPIPEADPDTAPVVAVLIPCYNEEAAIAAVVRDFREALPDATVYVYDNNSSDRTVEVAKAAGAVVRHEPLQGKGNVMRRMFSDIEADVYVLVDGDDTYHAPSAPLMVKRLWDDQLDMVNGARVTEIVKAYRPGHRFGNKLLTGMVARIFGNRIQDMLSGYRVFSRRFIKSFPALASGFETETELTVHALELNMPIAEIKAPYKDRPPGSHSKLNTIRDGVRILRTIVNLVKEERPLPFFGAIFAALAAASVLLAWPVVATYLQTGLVPRLPTAVLSTGLMLLGFLSLTCGLILDTVTLGRREAKRMRYLSIPAPGVHPVRKAAGS, via the coding sequence ATGACCGTCTCCACCATCGACCGACCGGCCGACCGGCCATCCGACCGGCCCGCGGCGTCCGCAATCCCGGCCCCAATCCCGGAGGCGGACCCGGACACGGCTCCCGTGGTGGCGGTGCTGATCCCCTGCTACAACGAGGAGGCGGCCATCGCCGCCGTCGTGCGCGACTTCCGCGAGGCGCTGCCCGACGCGACGGTCTACGTCTACGACAACAACTCGTCCGACCGCACGGTGGAGGTGGCGAAGGCCGCCGGCGCCGTGGTCCGGCACGAGCCGTTGCAGGGCAAGGGCAACGTCATGCGCCGCATGTTCTCCGACATCGAGGCGGACGTCTACGTGCTGGTCGACGGCGACGACACCTACCACGCGCCATCGGCCCCGCTGATGGTCAAGCGGCTGTGGGACGACCAGCTCGACATGGTCAACGGCGCCCGCGTCACCGAGATCGTCAAGGCCTACCGGCCCGGCCACCGCTTCGGCAACAAGCTGCTGACCGGCATGGTCGCGCGCATCTTCGGCAACCGCATCCAGGACATGCTGTCGGGCTACCGCGTCTTCTCGCGGCGCTTCATCAAGTCCTTCCCGGCGCTCGCCAGCGGCTTCGAGACGGAGACGGAGCTGACCGTCCACGCGCTGGAGCTGAACATGCCCATCGCCGAGATCAAGGCGCCCTACAAGGACCGCCCGCCGGGCTCGCACAGCAAGCTGAACACCATCCGCGACGGCGTCCGCATCCTGCGCACCATCGTCAATCTGGTGAAGGAGGAGCGCCCCCTGCCCTTCTTCGGCGCCATCTTCGCCGCCCTCGCCGCGGCGTCGGTGCTCCTCGCCTGGCCGGTGGTGGCGACCTACCTGCAGACCGGGCTGGTGCCGCGCCTGCCCACCGCCGTGCTGTCCACCGGCCTGATGCTGCTGGGCTTCCTCAGCCTGACCTGCGGCCTGATCCTCGACACGGTCACGCTGGGCCGCCGCGAGGCCAAGCGCATGCGCTACCTGTCCATCCCCGCGCCGGGCGTCCATCCGGTCCGCAAAGCCGCCGGGTCCTGA
- the leuD gene encoding 3-isopropylmalate dehydratase small subunit produces MEKFTVLTGVAAPLPMINVDTDMIIPKQFLKTIKRTGLGKHLFDEMRYTPDGAEVAEFVLNKPAYRSAKILVSGDNFGCGSSREHAPWALADFGIRCIIAPSFADIFFNNCFKNGILPIKLPKEQVDLLLDDASRGSNAIVSVDLEKQEITGPDGGKISFEVDPFRKHCLLNGLDDIGLTMQQAAFIDQYEGKQRGGQPWLWG; encoded by the coding sequence ATGGAAAAGTTTACGGTTCTCACCGGTGTTGCGGCGCCGCTGCCGATGATCAACGTCGACACCGACATGATCATTCCCAAGCAATTCCTGAAGACCATCAAGCGGACCGGGCTGGGCAAGCATCTTTTCGACGAGATGCGCTACACCCCCGACGGTGCCGAGGTCGCGGAATTCGTCCTCAACAAGCCGGCTTACCGCAGCGCCAAGATCCTCGTTTCGGGCGACAATTTCGGCTGCGGCTCCTCGCGTGAGCATGCGCCGTGGGCGCTGGCCGATTTCGGCATCCGCTGCATCATCGCGCCGAGCTTCGCGGACATCTTCTTCAACAACTGCTTCAAGAACGGCATCCTGCCGATCAAGCTGCCGAAGGAGCAGGTGGACCTGCTGCTCGACGACGCGTCGCGCGGGTCGAACGCCATCGTCTCGGTGGATCTGGAAAAGCAGGAGATCACCGGTCCGGACGGCGGCAAGATCAGCTTCGAGGTCGACCCCTTCCGCAAGCACTGCCTGCTGAACGGGCTGGACGACATCGGCCTGACCATGCAGCAGGCCGCCTTCATCGACCAGTATGAAGGCAAGCAGCGCGGCGGCCAGCCCTGGCTCTGGGGCTGA
- a CDS encoding lipid A deacylase LpxR family protein: protein MAVRAGWSVIAALSFGLAAGPVLAQDGVPKTDSAPKADSVPSTETAPPPETTPRSGPSIGAWVDNDLFGGGTDRYYTNGVQFYYVSGDRPTYGNIDWLANLVPWIGEHGVRRYGIAFGQNMYTPSDITKPIPDATDRPYAGWLYGRLSVISEETRQVDRIDLDLGMVGPASLAEQTQKAVHRIVPGARWPEGWDYQLKNEPGIILSYEHVWRAERPTRIGPFEADISPHVAGSVGNVLTFGGAGVTMRLGGNMAPPVGALILRPTASIPYQDSVAAGAPRPPFSWYVYAGAEGRAVARNIFLDGNSFRDSRSVDKHNFVAAFQLGIALRYGPFGISYAQNFLSPEFEGQKSYSNYGSIRASYRF, encoded by the coding sequence ATGGCCGTGCGTGCAGGTTGGAGCGTCATCGCCGCCCTCTCATTCGGGCTGGCGGCAGGACCGGTGCTGGCCCAGGACGGTGTTCCGAAAACCGACAGTGCCCCGAAAGCCGACAGTGTTCCGAGCACGGAAACCGCTCCGCCGCCGGAAACCACGCCGCGGTCCGGCCCGTCCATCGGCGCCTGGGTCGACAACGACCTGTTCGGCGGCGGCACCGACCGTTACTACACAAACGGAGTCCAGTTCTACTACGTCTCCGGCGACCGCCCGACCTACGGCAACATCGACTGGCTGGCCAACCTCGTCCCCTGGATCGGGGAGCATGGGGTGCGGCGCTACGGCATCGCCTTCGGCCAGAACATGTACACCCCCAGCGACATCACCAAGCCGATCCCCGACGCCACCGACCGCCCCTACGCCGGCTGGCTGTACGGGCGCCTGTCGGTGATTTCGGAAGAGACGCGGCAGGTGGACCGCATCGACCTAGACCTCGGCATGGTCGGCCCGGCCTCGCTGGCGGAACAGACCCAGAAGGCGGTGCACCGCATCGTCCCCGGCGCCCGCTGGCCGGAAGGCTGGGACTACCAGCTCAAGAACGAGCCGGGCATCATCCTCAGCTACGAGCATGTCTGGCGCGCGGAGCGGCCGACGCGCATCGGCCCCTTCGAGGCGGACATCAGCCCCCACGTCGCCGGCAGCGTCGGCAACGTCCTGACCTTCGGCGGGGCGGGCGTCACGATGCGGCTGGGCGGCAACATGGCGCCGCCGGTCGGCGCGCTGATCCTGCGCCCCACCGCCAGCATCCCCTATCAGGACAGCGTGGCCGCGGGCGCGCCGCGCCCGCCCTTCTCCTGGTACGTCTACGCCGGGGCGGAGGGGCGCGCGGTCGCCCGCAACATCTTCCTCGACGGCAACAGCTTCCGCGACAGCCGGTCGGTCGACAAGCACAACTTCGTCGCCGCCTTCCAGCTCGGCATCGCGCTGCGCTACGGCCCGTTCGGCATCTCCTACGCCCAGAACTTCCTGTCGCCGGAGTTCGAAGGGCAGAAATCCTACAGCAACTACGGCTCGATCCGCGCCTCCTACCGGTTCTGA